Proteins encoded together in one Leptospira meyeri window:
- a CDS encoding TetR/AcrR family transcriptional regulator C-terminal domain-containing protein — MVEKKKGKLNKSPKKTNLKKRKTLSKDLVLNAAIQLADEFGLEELSMRSLAFHLGVEAMSLYNHIKNKDELLDGMVDSVVSQIVLPKIGGNWKKEMKKRAGSARKVLNLHPWSTILIVSRINVGPAMLAYFDASLGCLHSAGFSLPVADHIINAIDSHIYGYILQELNFPINPKEYSETAKGFLPSLEKSPFIYLTSLAKKVVVGKYNGLHDFEFGLNLILNGLSPQMNISTMSLKKKPNPR, encoded by the coding sequence ATGGTAGAAAAGAAAAAAGGGAAACTAAATAAAAGTCCTAAAAAGACAAATTTAAAAAAAAGGAAAACCCTTTCTAAAGATTTGGTTCTAAATGCAGCAATCCAATTGGCAGATGAGTTCGGGTTAGAAGAATTGTCCATGCGAAGTCTTGCCTTCCATCTTGGTGTTGAGGCAATGTCTTTGTACAATCATATAAAAAATAAAGATGAACTTTTGGATGGAATGGTTGATTCTGTGGTCTCTCAAATCGTTTTACCGAAGATAGGTGGTAACTGGAAAAAGGAAATGAAAAAAAGAGCAGGATCTGCTAGAAAAGTTTTGAATCTACATCCATGGTCAACGATCTTGATTGTTTCTCGAATCAATGTAGGTCCTGCTATGTTAGCTTATTTTGATGCTTCGCTTGGGTGTCTTCATTCTGCAGGATTTTCATTGCCGGTTGCAGATCATATTATCAATGCCATCGATAGTCATATATATGGTTATATATTACAAGAATTGAATTTTCCCATAAATCCCAAAGAATACTCTGAAACAGCAAAAGGATTTTTGCCGAGTTTGGAAAAAAGCCCCTTCATTTACTTAACTAGTTTAGCTAAAAAAGTTGTAGTTGGAAAATACAATGGTCTTCATGATTTTGAATTCGGATTAAATTTAATTTTGAATGGTCTTTCCCCGCAAATGAATATTTCTACAATGTCCTTAAAGAAAAAACCAAATCCCCGATGA
- a CDS encoding alginate export family protein yields the protein MYVGNHRMIIGLLWLGIFLSSFTIPLEAQFITPTKKEVPETPPPPPTPPPQAPALPEEPVEYVSPLKGNLSGEYLKSLQVTAKQRKAMQENTNLWFADRFRVGFGIRPKADSLYNTDFDRSTPDNRNTVSNQTQFYVIGDLTPNVLFKITMQDVRLWGGEITSGAADQKYGVIPNGGTLIDTTKQKEVALNNYTGFREAFVDLKTTNQMFRVRTGRQILDYGDGRILGSRNDSLNGNSFDAVRTTVTVQKQSLDFFGAIISSENNANSMVSNNSTRLGGTGNASYYGAHYGYKPWEWLGIEMYNFTLYKQKQKATNTTTNYGSDIYYRGPDQLNTSGFRLTNRTKNNTIAGETGIDWMVEAAWQTGFNGERVSPDWLNQTGTYTTDKKTGEPPPLSSRVQYKANIVAVQLGYTPVKEFRIGIQYVQASGDPNRNDGSVATYNPLFATRRMAGGGMPFSGNGNSGMVFWQNIKDYSVHIKYESAKWGIFIINPHWYYKVKLQDGYYDNNNYVAGSKATGETASTEDYYNTEAYNPNRPKLGRHVATEINFIYIVTAFENVSFWFGASSLYAGDAIRNQKNNPYETDPYHRYDFKPNSSYFTFQSVFAI from the coding sequence GCATTACCTGAAGAACCTGTCGAATATGTGAGTCCTCTAAAAGGAAATTTATCCGGTGAATACTTAAAAAGTTTACAAGTTACCGCAAAACAGAGAAAGGCGATGCAAGAAAATACGAATCTTTGGTTTGCAGATCGGTTTCGTGTTGGATTTGGAATTCGACCAAAAGCAGATTCACTCTACAATACGGACTTTGATAGATCTACACCTGATAACCGCAACACGGTGAGTAACCAAACTCAATTTTATGTGATTGGAGATTTAACTCCTAATGTTCTATTTAAAATAACGATGCAGGATGTCCGGCTTTGGGGTGGAGAAATCACAAGTGGGGCCGCTGATCAAAAATACGGCGTAATTCCAAATGGTGGAACACTAATCGATACCACCAAACAAAAAGAAGTTGCCTTAAACAACTATACTGGTTTTCGCGAAGCCTTTGTTGACCTAAAAACGACCAACCAAATGTTCCGTGTTCGGACGGGTCGCCAAATTCTGGATTATGGAGACGGAAGGATTTTGGGATCCAGAAATGATAGTTTAAACGGGAACTCATTTGATGCTGTGCGAACAACGGTTACCGTCCAAAAACAAAGTTTAGATTTTTTTGGTGCGATCATTAGTTCAGAAAACAACGCCAATAGTATGGTATCTAACAATTCGACAAGACTTGGTGGGACAGGAAATGCTTCCTACTATGGAGCTCATTACGGTTACAAACCATGGGAATGGTTAGGTATTGAGATGTATAATTTCACATTGTACAAACAAAAACAAAAAGCAACCAATACAACAACAAACTATGGGTCCGATATCTACTACCGAGGACCAGACCAACTCAACACTTCTGGCTTTCGACTTACCAATAGAACTAAAAATAATACAATCGCAGGTGAAACAGGAATTGACTGGATGGTAGAAGCCGCTTGGCAAACTGGATTCAATGGAGAGAGAGTTTCTCCCGATTGGCTAAACCAAACAGGAACTTATACGACCGATAAAAAAACGGGAGAACCCCCTCCTTTATCTTCCCGCGTACAATACAAAGCAAATATCGTTGCCGTTCAATTAGGTTACACTCCTGTAAAGGAATTTCGTATTGGAATACAATATGTCCAGGCCTCTGGAGATCCAAACCGAAATGATGGAAGTGTTGCGACTTACAATCCACTCTTTGCAACAAGACGAATGGCTGGAGGTGGAATGCCATTTTCAGGAAACGGTAATTCAGGAATGGTATTCTGGCAAAACATTAAGGATTATTCTGTTCACATTAAATATGAATCTGCGAAGTGGGGTATATTTATTATAAACCCACATTGGTATTATAAAGTCAAACTCCAGGATGGTTATTATGATAACAATAATTATGTTGCAGGAAGTAAAGCAACAGGGGAAACCGCATCGACAGAAGATTATTATAATACAGAAGCATATAATCCCAACCGACCAAAATTAGGGAGGCATGTCGCTACAGAAATTAATTTTATTTATATCGTCACAGCATTTGAGAACGTCTCGTTTTGGTTTGGGGCAAGCTCTTTGTATGCGGGTGATGCAATACGAAATCAAAAAAACAATCCGTACGAAACCGACCCATATCATAGATACGATTTCAAACCAAATTCTAGTTATTTTACGTTCCAAAGTGTGTTTGCCATTTAG